One genomic window of Chloroflexota bacterium includes the following:
- a CDS encoding Gfo/Idh/MocA family oxidoreductase translates to MAEHAPIRTIHVGVGRRGRWPLEVLTADPRFQPVALVDVSAELLVEARALTRLDEAASCSQLEAALAAVPADAVIICTPTAFHGPLARQAFQAGKDVLVEKGMTTNWQDAVALVAEAESADVRFCVSQNYRYRTEVQTLKAAVASGAYGTPHLIDLVHHRYRPTPRTLDYHFAMVWDMSVHHLDNLVFCFGPVAEVTARSFTTPWSQYSHDAGVSGVLHFASGAIATYAMSHIASFNDYRFVVQSAEGVLTWDGTDWQWQETPQADFGKAQPPQPVPHAPAPARSEQGVIDAFYRYIANGVEPGISGRNNLEVLRACEMLCRSSQEQRTVRSDEVRP, encoded by the coding sequence ATGGCAGAGCACGCTCCCATACGCACCATTCACGTTGGTGTTGGACGCCGTGGACGGTGGCCGCTGGAAGTGCTGACGGCTGACCCGCGCTTTCAGCCTGTAGCCCTCGTAGACGTTTCTGCGGAATTGCTCGTAGAGGCCCGGGCGCTGACGCGTCTGGACGAGGCGGCTTCATGCTCGCAACTCGAAGCAGCACTGGCAGCCGTCCCCGCCGACGCCGTCATCATCTGTACGCCCACGGCATTTCACGGCCCTTTGGCACGGCAAGCATTTCAGGCCGGCAAGGACGTGCTCGTAGAAAAAGGCATGACGACGAACTGGCAAGATGCCGTTGCGCTGGTCGCCGAGGCAGAGAGCGCCGACGTGAGATTCTGTGTATCGCAGAACTACCGCTACCGGACGGAAGTGCAGACGCTGAAAGCCGCTGTTGCCAGTGGCGCTTACGGCACGCCCCACCTCATCGACCTCGTCCATCACCGCTACCGGCCCACGCCCCGCACATTGGACTACCATTTTGCAATGGTATGGGACATGAGCGTGCACCATCTCGACAATTTGGTGTTCTGCTTTGGGCCGGTTGCCGAAGTCACGGCCCGCAGTTTCACGACGCCCTGGTCGCAGTATTCCCACGACGCGGGCGTCTCCGGCGTGCTCCACTTCGCGAGCGGTGCCATTGCCACCTACGCCATGTCGCACATTGCCAGCTTCAACGACTACCGCTTTGTCGTGCAAAGCGCCGAGGGAGTGCTCACCTGGGACGGGACAGACTGGCAGTGGCAGGAAACGCCGCAGGCAGACTTCGGCAAAGCGCAACCGCCGCAGCCCGTGCCGCATGCGCCGGCGCCCGCTCGCAGCGAGCAAGGCGTCATCGACGCCTTCTACCGGTACATCGCGAATGGCGTCGAGCCCGGTATCAGCGGACGCAACAACCTGGAAGTGCTCCGCGCCTGCGAAATGCTCTGCCGCTCAAGCCAAGAACAGCGCACCGTACGGAGCGATGAAGTGCGCCCATAG
- a CDS encoding ricin-type beta-trefoil lectin domain protein, with translation MTITRAAQPTEVPTPAPQPAAPTPSAESLIMLQDPLDEPEFYCVDVAGFGSNLNLNAPLQAHTCKPGAADELFIFNRPAPGQFYMNAYDVCLEAGEGVLYVKACSDSQNQRFVFGSDGNINPQDSSLCLAVETGEGQPAGGRSHVRRDLLLQACTDVEDSHARWALPGPRP, from the coding sequence ATGACCATCACACGCGCGGCACAACCAACGGAAGTGCCGACGCCCGCGCCACAACCGGCTGCCCCAACGCCCTCCGCCGAAAGTCTCATCATGCTGCAAGACCCGCTTGACGAGCCGGAGTTCTATTGCGTCGACGTCGCGGGTTTTGGCAGCAATCTGAATCTGAACGCTCCGCTCCAGGCCCACACGTGCAAGCCCGGCGCCGCCGATGAGCTCTTCATTTTCAACCGTCCCGCACCGGGCCAGTTCTATATGAATGCCTACGACGTGTGCCTGGAGGCGGGCGAAGGCGTGCTGTACGTGAAAGCGTGTTCGGACTCTCAGAATCAGCGATTCGTGTTCGGTAGCGATGGGAATATTAACCCGCAAGATTCGAGTCTATGCCTTGCGGTCGAGACTGGCGAGGGACAGCCCGCTGGCGGCAGATCTCACGTGCGCCGCGATCTTTTGCTGCAAGCCTGCACAGACGTTGAAGACAGTCACGCCCGCTGGGCGCTCCCGGGTCCAAGACCGTAA
- the aroF gene encoding 3-deoxy-7-phosphoheptulonate synthase: MIVIMRTDATQEQIDAVRQRIEDGGVESTISQGVNKTVIGLIGKRPPGMMEQVQVLPGVEMVIPVDKPYKFAARGEGGGDTHIRVGNVTIGSNEIGVIGGPCSVESEEQIIATAQAVKEAGGHILRGGAFKPRTSPYSFQGMGGEGLKLLRTAADATGLPLITEVMDPRRVSLVAEYVDIMQIGARNMQNFTLLQEVGNTDKPVMLKRGMAASIEDLLMSAEYIMAAGNMRVILCERGIRTFETATRNTLDLSAIPVLKEESHLPVVIDPSHATGKWELVKPMALAAVAAGADGVMIEVHPNPELALSDGPQSVTPARFFDIMDAIRKVAAAVGREVPAATAELEAATT, encoded by the coding sequence ATGATAGTCATAATGCGGACCGACGCCACTCAGGAGCAGATTGACGCCGTGCGACAGCGTATTGAGGATGGCGGCGTGGAGTCGACCATCAGCCAAGGTGTAAACAAGACAGTAATCGGACTCATCGGCAAGCGGCCTCCCGGCATGATGGAGCAGGTGCAAGTGCTGCCGGGTGTCGAAATGGTCATCCCCGTCGACAAGCCGTACAAGTTTGCTGCACGCGGCGAGGGCGGCGGCGATACCCACATTCGCGTCGGCAACGTGACCATCGGCAGCAACGAAATCGGCGTCATCGGCGGTCCCTGCAGCGTGGAGAGCGAGGAGCAGATCATCGCTACCGCGCAGGCCGTGAAAGAAGCAGGCGGACACATTCTGCGCGGCGGCGCCTTCAAACCGCGCACGTCGCCCTACAGCTTCCAGGGCATGGGTGGTGAAGGACTCAAGCTGCTGCGCACTGCCGCAGACGCTACGGGACTGCCTCTTATCACCGAGGTCATGGATCCCCGTCGGGTCTCACTGGTTGCCGAGTACGTCGATATCATGCAGATTGGCGCCCGCAACATGCAGAACTTCACGCTCTTGCAAGAGGTAGGCAACACCGACAAGCCGGTAATGCTCAAGCGCGGCATGGCGGCAAGCATCGAAGACCTGCTTATGTCCGCGGAATACATCATGGCCGCCGGCAATATGCGCGTGATCCTGTGCGAGCGGGGCATCCGGACCTTTGAAACGGCTACCCGCAACACGCTCGACCTGAGCGCAATCCCCGTCCTCAAGGAAGAATCGCACCTGCCCGTCGTCATCGACCCCAGCCACGCCACGGGCAAGTGGGAGTTGGTGAAGCCGATGGCGCTCGCTGCGGTAGCCGCCGGTGCTGACGGCGTGATGATCGAAGTGCATCCCAATCCTGAACTCGCGCTATCTGACGGTCCGCAGAGCGTCACGCCGGCGCGCTTCTTCGACATCATGGATGCCATTCGCAAAGTGGCGGCCGCAGTTGGGCGGGAAGTCCCTGCTGCCACAGCCGAGTTGGAAGCCGCCACTACGTAG
- a CDS encoding peroxidase-related enzyme (This protein belongs to a clade of uncharacterized proteins related to peroxidases such as the alkylhydroperoxidase AhpD.), with product MNAWVQIIAEDEAEGQLRAVYQELLGEGRRSSVPDFLRLHSLVPRAIVPLAQLHRAIAYGPGELSRTQRELIATVVSVINGCGLCQELHSRLLLHRTRDETLVKQVQCDFRTAPLTAVDRAMLEYAAKLTTAPAAVAREDIEQLRQLGLNDAAIVAIATQTALFNYLNRVIQGLGLGETDAL from the coding sequence GTGAATGCCTGGGTGCAGATAATAGCGGAGGACGAGGCGGAGGGTCAGTTACGCGCGGTCTACCAGGAGCTACTCGGTGAAGGTCGGCGGAGCAGTGTGCCCGATTTCCTGCGCTTGCATAGTCTCGTGCCCCGCGCGATTGTTCCGCTCGCCCAGTTGCACCGGGCCATCGCTTACGGGCCAGGCGAGTTGTCGCGGACACAGCGCGAGTTAATTGCCACGGTAGTTTCGGTCATCAACGGCTGCGGCCTTTGCCAAGAGCTGCATAGCCGCCTGCTGCTCCACCGCACCCGGGATGAAACGCTTGTGAAGCAAGTCCAATGCGATTTCCGCACAGCCCCCCTCACCGCTGTGGACCGCGCGATGCTGGAGTACGCAGCGAAACTCACCACCGCTCCTGCTGCCGTTGCGCGTGAGGACATAGAACAATTGCGTCAACTTGGACTGAACGATGCTGCCATCGTCGCAATCGCCACGCAAACCGCTCTCTTCAACTATCTGAACCGCGTCATTCAAGGCCTCGGTCTGGGAGAGACCGACGCACTATGA
- the aroA gene encoding 3-phosphoshikimate 1-carboxyvinyltransferase has protein sequence MKRIQPINHPVNATVTLPGSKSYTNRALILAALADGTSTLRQALFSDDTVYMADALRQLGIPVWANESDSTFVVEGKGGSIPASEADLFVGLSGTSARFLTAFAALGHGRYGVDGVPRMRERPMQPLLDSILQLGGRIRSQTGNGCLPIAIDGRGLRGGSASMAGDQSSQYFSALLMVAPYMADGLDLAVNGRLVHGQYVTMSMKSMAEFGVAATHEGEQRFRVAPGQHYQARTYDIEPDASAASYFFAAAALSGGTVRVENLGADSAQGDLDFVDVLAAMGCEVEKSADYVSVTGPSNLQGVDVDMGSLSDTFMTLAALAPFADGPTVIRGIAHTRLQETDRVHATAQELHKLGVAVEEFDDGLRIKPGAVHGATIDPHDDHRIAMSFALVGLRQPGVIIGNPECVAKTFPDYFDCLEEAVRPAQRSAPI, from the coding sequence ATGAAGCGAATCCAACCCATCAATCACCCCGTGAACGCCACCGTTACCCTACCGGGATCCAAAAGCTATACCAACCGGGCGCTCATCCTCGCTGCGTTGGCTGACGGCACATCAACGTTACGCCAGGCGCTGTTTAGTGACGACACCGTGTACATGGCAGATGCGCTCCGGCAGCTTGGAATTCCTGTATGGGCAAACGAATCCGACAGTACGTTCGTGGTCGAAGGGAAAGGCGGCTCTATTCCCGCCAGCGAAGCGGACCTCTTCGTCGGACTCTCCGGTACGAGCGCGCGCTTTCTAACGGCGTTCGCCGCACTGGGCCACGGCCGTTACGGTGTGGATGGCGTCCCGCGCATGCGCGAACGCCCTATGCAACCGTTGCTTGACAGTATTCTCCAGCTAGGCGGCAGGATCCGGTCTCAGACCGGGAATGGCTGCCTGCCCATCGCCATTGATGGGCGGGGGCTGCGCGGCGGCAGCGCTTCTATGGCCGGCGACCAGAGCAGCCAGTACTTCAGCGCTCTCCTTATGGTCGCGCCATACATGGCAGATGGGCTCGACCTCGCCGTGAACGGCCGCCTCGTCCACGGTCAGTATGTCACTATGTCGATGAAGAGCATGGCGGAATTTGGGGTTGCGGCGACACATGAGGGAGAGCAGCGCTTTCGCGTTGCACCCGGGCAGCACTATCAAGCTCGCACGTACGACATAGAGCCGGACGCCTCCGCCGCATCCTATTTCTTTGCGGCTGCGGCGCTTTCGGGCGGCACGGTCCGCGTAGAAAATCTCGGCGCCGACTCCGCCCAAGGAGATTTAGACTTCGTTGACGTGCTCGCTGCCATGGGTTGCGAGGTCGAAAAGAGCGCCGATTACGTGAGCGTCACAGGTCCCAGCAATTTACAGGGCGTTGACGTAGACATGGGTTCCCTGTCCGACACCTTCATGACTCTGGCCGCCCTTGCGCCATTTGCCGACGGGCCTACCGTCATTCGCGGAATTGCGCACACCCGCTTGCAGGAAACCGACCGTGTTCACGCCACCGCGCAAGAGTTGCACAAGCTGGGAGTTGCCGTTGAAGAGTTTGACGACGGCTTGCGCATCAAGCCGGGCGCTGTGCACGGCGCCACCATAGATCCCCACGACGACCATCGCATTGCGATGAGCTTTGCGCTGGTCGGCCTGCGGCAGCCCGGTGTTATAATCGGCAATCCAGAGTGCGTGGCAAAGACGTTTCCAGATTATTTCGACTGCCTAGAGGAAGCGGTTCGCCCAGCCCAGCGCTCTGCGCCAATCTGA
- a CDS encoding phospholipid carrier-dependent glycosyltransferase encodes MIGVIFLFFFLLYTLTGGGHVYSAEGEHAYAISHSLLLEPEREGLQQDYRELASWELGLPVLMQPTLLLGAIIDPLLPQRDAFGHQGDTYVLGEYPVLARRGTPNTRDTLHIPLEDTRAKALVIFSNLESSQEIKEGSRIATITFDTVPVGRFFGEVKAGRDTAEAAYDLSVIQGGVAHGKAETVARRIGMPRSNIYVSELQFTQRLTVKSITIQYHAQEGALHISSLNLIDAETDEPILIGSTGRVWSEQENSDYFRRLFALFTNAWVTALSAVLMFLITRRLGYHSQVALALTLLFGLATLAWPYAKYDYTEPGIALALLGTVYFLLRGVQDRQLGWILVSGLIIVCGIAIKFVTAINLAVLVPLPALVSFQGSRQFLRSLAWALVRTLVFLAPIGLVGLVALVALVSASDLESFVPTDLIERLSAGLDLPTWIGLYGNLLSPGKSVLLYAPPLILALFGSLPFISRHKWWSLPFACIPLIYLLIYSSAGDWYGGSTWGPRYLVPAVPLLLVMAAPILEKALFDNGVRELRAAVVLGAVGIGMQLLAVANNFERYFSLLRSQVLPQIPESGAFLAGRVGQAYYAHPANLPADKESVLYLFATPFSPIFAHIWILAADTVDLFLISSPEILRAVLSRPPWTLLGVAIWPQHPEEVLGLDFWSMTLWRDFTNHAILLAFILIFVLACQAATLYCWTWLSQRFELSMRLYWGGIIGLATFFILFDVSHILQ; translated from the coding sequence TTGATTGGTGTTATCTTTCTGTTCTTCTTCTTGCTGTACACCCTAACCGGCGGCGGTCATGTTTACAGCGCAGAGGGGGAACACGCATACGCCATCAGCCACAGCCTCCTCTTGGAGCCGGAACGCGAAGGCCTGCAGCAAGACTATCGCGAACTCGCATCGTGGGAGTTGGGGCTACCGGTCTTGATGCAACCCACCTTGCTCCTAGGCGCCATCATCGATCCTTTGCTGCCCCAGAGGGATGCATTTGGGCATCAGGGAGACACATATGTGCTGGGAGAGTATCCGGTACTTGCACGACGAGGCACGCCCAATACTCGCGATACACTCCATATACCCCTTGAGGACACACGAGCCAAGGCGCTCGTAATCTTTTCCAATTTGGAATCATCTCAAGAGATCAAGGAAGGTTCGCGTATCGCCACGATTACGTTTGACACCGTCCCCGTAGGTAGATTCTTTGGAGAGGTGAAGGCCGGGCGAGACACTGCAGAGGCAGCATACGACCTTTCTGTCATTCAAGGAGGAGTGGCGCATGGCAAGGCTGAGACTGTGGCTCGTCGCATCGGCATGCCCAGGTCCAACATCTACGTCTCAGAGCTGCAGTTTACACAGCGCTTGACCGTTAAGAGCATCACCATCCAGTACCACGCACAAGAAGGCGCGTTGCACATATCTTCTCTTAACCTCATAGACGCCGAGACTGACGAACCTATACTGATCGGCTCCACTGGAAGAGTATGGTCCGAGCAGGAAAACAGTGACTATTTCAGGCGCTTATTTGCGCTCTTTACCAACGCCTGGGTAACCGCCCTCAGTGCGGTGCTCATGTTTCTCATAACGCGACGCCTGGGATACCACAGCCAGGTCGCCCTTGCCTTGACGTTGCTCTTTGGACTAGCCACGCTTGCGTGGCCGTACGCCAAGTATGACTATACTGAACCGGGAATTGCTCTCGCTCTCTTGGGTACGGTCTATTTCCTGCTGCGGGGTGTCCAAGACCGGCAATTGGGTTGGATTCTTGTCAGCGGACTCATCATTGTGTGCGGCATTGCCATTAAGTTTGTTACGGCAATCAATCTGGCTGTCCTTGTTCCGCTGCCGGCACTCGTTTCATTCCAGGGCTCCCGCCAATTCCTGCGATCCCTCGCTTGGGCTCTCGTACGCACTCTCGTATTCCTGGCCCCGATAGGCCTTGTTGGCCTCGTGGCACTCGTCGCGCTTGTGTCTGCATCGGACCTGGAGTCTTTTGTGCCTACCGACTTGATCGAGAGACTTTCCGCCGGGCTCGACCTGCCGACATGGATTGGTCTGTATGGCAACCTGTTAAGTCCGGGGAAGAGCGTCCTGCTCTATGCGCCACCCCTCATTCTTGCTCTCTTTGGGAGTCTGCCGTTCATATCGCGACACAAGTGGTGGTCGCTTCCATTCGCGTGCATACCCCTGATCTACTTGCTCATCTATAGCAGTGCAGGCGACTGGTATGGCGGGAGTACCTGGGGACCGCGCTACCTGGTTCCTGCCGTACCTCTGCTGCTGGTGATGGCTGCGCCAATTCTAGAGAAAGCGCTATTTGACAATGGCGTGAGAGAATTGCGGGCCGCCGTGGTTCTCGGCGCTGTAGGAATCGGTATGCAACTCCTCGCCGTCGCCAATAACTTCGAGCGGTACTTCAGCCTGCTGCGTTCCCAGGTCTTGCCGCAGATTCCGGAGAGCGGCGCGTTTCTGGCCGGACGTGTAGGACAAGCATATTACGCCCATCCTGCAAACTTGCCAGCCGATAAGGAGAGTGTCCTCTATCTTTTTGCGACACCATTTTCGCCCATATTCGCCCACATCTGGATTCTGGCGGCAGACACAGTGGACCTTTTCCTGATTTCAAGCCCCGAAATCCTGCGAGCCGTGCTAAGTCGTCCTCCATGGACTTTGCTGGGAGTGGCAATTTGGCCTCAGCACCCCGAAGAGGTGCTGGGTCTGGACTTCTGGTCGATGACATTGTGGCGGGACTTTACCAACCACGCCATCCTTCTCGCGTTCATCTTAATCTTCGTATTGGCCTGCCAGGCCGCAACCCTCTACTGCTGGACGTGGCTAAGCCAGCGTTTCGAGCTAAGCATGCGGCTCTATTGGGGTGGAATTATCGGCCTTGCGACGTTCTTTATCCTGTTCGATGTGTCCCACATTCTTCAATAG
- a CDS encoding secondary thiamine-phosphate synthase enzyme YjbQ: protein MKTITLASAQPTELLDITNDLHDAVTESGIEEGVCSVFCLHTTACMLVNENEPGLKRDFEAVVRDLLPQAQYRHDCVDNNARSHLTAGIIGGNLMIPVHEGRLVLGTWQSVFFVELDGPRPRRSVAVQVIPCNA from the coding sequence ATGAAGACGATAACTCTTGCGTCCGCGCAACCCACTGAGTTGCTGGATATCACCAATGACCTTCACGATGCCGTGACGGAATCCGGCATTGAAGAAGGTGTCTGCAGCGTCTTCTGTTTGCATACAACCGCATGTATGCTTGTCAACGAAAACGAACCCGGTCTCAAGCGAGACTTTGAGGCGGTCGTGCGGGATTTGCTGCCCCAAGCGCAGTATCGGCATGACTGCGTAGACAATAATGCCCGGTCACACCTCACGGCCGGTATCATTGGCGGCAACCTTATGATCCCGGTTCATGAAGGCCGCCTTGTCCTGGGAACCTGGCAGAGCGTCTTCTTCGTAGAGCTTGACGGCCCTCGCCCACGACGCTCGGTGGCTGTTCAAGTCATACCCTGCAACGCCTAA
- a CDS encoding O-antigen ligase family protein, with translation MVRLLLFVGCLLVLCAATLALVGYRFWFETGVAYGRESVHPLRHAAVYRYGINTRFDQDPDWDRIERGMALLEEAGFRYIRQVFAWEDIERPWKGRYWNDLAEESTWQKYDRLVALAKQHNLTIIARLERPPPWAYADDKPPDDGRQQGPPARLEDYGDFAYAFAQRYRGDVQIFQIWNEPNLHGEWWPHNPDPAAYVAMLQVASQRIRQANPKAIIVAAVLAPTTETGPKNLSELLFLEGIYAHGGAPYFDVVSTASYGLWHGPDDRYIARHRTNMARAVLVREVMVRNGDASKPIWAGEYGWVALPTDWQGSPSPWGNVSEATQARYTVEGMQRAQREWPWLPMINLWHFYWPQAHPDDPTQYFGIVDKEFAQRPVLAAMRDLMGAPPVLGPGYHQENHPALAWEGEWIDIANETYSLGQARGSPQAGARLRFRFHGTAVSLVVHKGPDKGIALVRINGSQSLAHRLDKDAGGQAMLDLYAPEDRWQEEVLLADRLPDREHLVEIEVTGRRNLQSSDIGVDIDAIVVVRERPLWPYVLVGGLYAGFIAAIGWILTGWLRQRRQLSELLGKIMERTASGIWQHETARFGLLLPVAGLLWIVPGAAAQYLLVALLGLAALVWPRALLFVVAATLPFSVLTPAAGRLALPVNEILAALLVGSLLVHTFVRQRLVVERRVFTWWAVGLLVIGAVSLLFSHYGVFSLRELRQTIVVPVLLFLVASWLLENRQQAWRLIQAFVAGAAVAAAVALAGPIIDPNAAVQAEGVIRLSGFYPSPNHLAMIVERALPFVVAAGMFKLWPSRVAWPLAGVLAVALLGSFSRAGWIAGLILLLFFIWVLLPERRLRVRFFGGVVLVAVLLFAGGVNFGPERVRSVLSVEPGTTTHMRIVNGQSSLQMIADYPITGVGLDNYLYVHAQYLNPAAWREPNLSHPHNLFLDFWLRLGIVGVVFIVGYLARFFMLTHRIAYTSREKEVRALGVGLAGSQLAAVTHGMLDNYYFLPDLASWFWLTAALCAIVYTTSRKPTSSGEGLKTAGAGPP, from the coding sequence GTGGTGCGACTACTCCTCTTTGTTGGTTGTCTTCTGGTGCTCTGCGCCGCGACGCTGGCCTTGGTCGGCTACCGCTTCTGGTTTGAAACCGGCGTCGCCTACGGACGCGAATCCGTGCACCCCCTCCGCCACGCCGCGGTGTATCGCTACGGCATCAATACGCGCTTCGATCAAGACCCGGATTGGGATCGTATCGAGCGCGGCATGGCGTTATTGGAAGAAGCAGGCTTTCGCTACATCCGGCAGGTCTTTGCCTGGGAGGACATCGAGCGTCCGTGGAAGGGAAGGTACTGGAACGACCTTGCCGAGGAAAGTACCTGGCAGAAGTACGACCGGCTGGTCGCGCTGGCGAAGCAACACAACTTGACGATCATCGCGCGCCTCGAACGACCCCCACCTTGGGCGTATGCCGACGACAAGCCGCCGGACGACGGGCGTCAACAGGGCCCACCGGCACGGCTTGAGGACTATGGAGACTTTGCATATGCGTTTGCCCAGCGGTACCGCGGGGACGTGCAGATCTTCCAAATTTGGAATGAACCCAATCTCCATGGCGAATGGTGGCCGCACAATCCCGATCCGGCGGCCTACGTGGCGATGCTCCAAGTGGCCTCGCAGCGTATCCGGCAGGCGAATCCGAAGGCGATCATCGTTGCCGCCGTGTTGGCGCCGACGACTGAGACCGGTCCCAAGAACCTCAGTGAGCTGCTCTTTCTCGAGGGCATCTATGCGCACGGCGGCGCGCCGTACTTCGACGTGGTCAGCACGGCGTCCTATGGCTTGTGGCACGGCCCGGATGACCGCTACATAGCGCGACACCGCACGAACATGGCGCGAGCGGTGTTGGTACGGGAAGTGATGGTGCGAAACGGCGACGCGTCCAAACCCATCTGGGCCGGAGAGTACGGGTGGGTCGCGCTGCCAACGGACTGGCAGGGCAGTCCTTCGCCTTGGGGCAATGTCTCGGAAGCGACGCAGGCACGCTACACAGTGGAGGGCATGCAGCGCGCGCAACGCGAGTGGCCGTGGCTGCCGATGATAAATCTCTGGCACTTCTACTGGCCCCAAGCCCACCCCGATGACCCCACGCAATACTTCGGCATTGTGGATAAGGAATTCGCACAGCGCCCGGTGCTTGCGGCCATGCGGGATTTGATGGGCGCGCCGCCCGTACTCGGGCCGGGCTACCATCAGGAGAACCATCCCGCGCTCGCCTGGGAGGGCGAGTGGATCGACATCGCCAATGAAACCTACTCGCTGGGTCAGGCGCGGGGCAGCCCGCAGGCGGGCGCCCGCCTGCGCTTTCGCTTTCATGGCACGGCAGTCTCCCTGGTAGTCCACAAAGGGCCGGACAAGGGCATTGCATTGGTGCGCATCAACGGCTCGCAGTCTCTTGCCCACCGCCTGGACAAGGACGCGGGCGGTCAGGCCATGCTGGACCTTTACGCACCTGAAGACCGCTGGCAAGAAGAAGTGCTGCTGGCAGATCGACTCCCGGATCGCGAGCACCTTGTTGAGATCGAAGTCACAGGCCGGCGCAACCTACAGTCGAGCGACATTGGGGTAGACATCGATGCCATAGTCGTCGTGCGGGAACGTCCCTTGTGGCCCTATGTACTTGTAGGCGGGCTGTACGCGGGATTCATTGCCGCAATCGGCTGGATTCTTACCGGATGGCTGCGGCAACGGCGTCAGCTTAGCGAGCTTCTCGGCAAGATCATGGAACGGACTGCCAGTGGCATATGGCAGCATGAGACGGCTCGATTCGGGTTGTTGCTGCCGGTGGCCGGTCTGCTGTGGATTGTGCCGGGAGCGGCGGCGCAGTATTTGCTCGTGGCCCTGCTTGGCCTTGCCGCACTGGTCTGGCCCCGTGCACTCTTGTTCGTTGTGGCAGCAACACTGCCCTTCTCCGTTTTGACACCCGCCGCCGGTCGCCTCGCGCTGCCCGTCAATGAGATTCTGGCGGCACTGCTCGTCGGGTCGCTGCTGGTGCACACGTTCGTGAGGCAGCGCTTGGTTGTTGAACGGCGCGTCTTTACCTGGTGGGCTGTCGGTTTGCTCGTGATCGGTGCGGTGTCGCTCCTGTTTTCCCACTATGGGGTCTTTAGTTTGCGCGAGTTGCGCCAGACGATAGTTGTGCCGGTGCTATTGTTCTTGGTCGCAAGCTGGCTGCTCGAAAACCGGCAGCAGGCGTGGCGGTTGATACAGGCGTTTGTGGCGGGCGCGGCCGTGGCGGCGGCAGTGGCGCTGGCAGGGCCCATCATCGACCCCAATGCTGCGGTGCAGGCAGAAGGCGTGATTCGGCTCTCGGGATTCTATCCCTCGCCCAATCACCTTGCGATGATAGTCGAACGGGCGCTGCCGTTTGTGGTCGCTGCCGGCATGTTCAAGCTTTGGCCCTCCCGTGTGGCTTGGCCGCTCGCAGGTGTGCTCGCGGTGGCGTTGCTGGGCAGCTTCTCGCGCGCGGGATGGATAGCCGGGCTTATACTCCTGCTGTTCTTCATTTGGGTGCTCTTGCCGGAACGCCGACTACGGGTACGTTTCTTCGGTGGCGTAGTCCTCGTCGCGGTGCTGCTGTTTGCCGGTGGCGTCAACTTTGGCCCGGAGCGGGTGCGGTCGGTACTAAGTGTCGAGCCAGGCACAACGACGCACATGCGAATCGTTAATGGGCAGTCATCCCTGCAGATGATCGCGGACTACCCGATCACCGGTGTAGGTCTGGATAACTACCTCTATGTCCACGCGCAGTACTTGAACCCGGCTGCCTGGCGTGAGCCGAATTTGTCGCACCCGCACAATCTCTTCCTTGACTTCTGGCTGCGCCTCGGGATAGTGGGAGTCGTCTTCATCGTTGGCTATCTTGCGCGCTTCTTCATGCTCACACATCGCATTGCGTATACCAGCCGGGAAAAGGAAGTACGCGCTCTTGGTGTGGGCTTGGCTGGGAGCCAACTCGCGGCAGTAACCCACGGCATGTTGGACAATTACTATTTCTTGCCGGACCTGGCGAGCTGGTTTTGGTTAACGGCGGCCTTGTGCGCCATCGTGTACACTACTAGCCGGAAACCCACGAGTTCTGGAGAGGGATTGAAAACTGCTGGGGCCGGACCGCCTTGA